The following coding sequences are from one Desulfosporosinus orientis DSM 765 window:
- a CDS encoding LapA family protein, whose translation MFVLILSLICSLLIAIFAIQNAGLVTIQLFWITTDVPLVLVILGSTFAGALVMLLLAIWRELRLKLKAKQALKEENLKTKQTLKEESPNKSLPGSSDETEGKPSDTSN comes from the coding sequence ATGTTCGTACTCATATTATCCCTTATTTGTTCTCTTCTGATTGCAATTTTTGCAATTCAAAATGCCGGCTTAGTTACTATTCAGCTGTTTTGGATTACCACAGACGTTCCGTTAGTTCTTGTTATCTTAGGTTCGACATTTGCCGGAGCTTTAGTTATGCTCCTTTTGGCTATTTGGCGGGAATTAAGGTTAAAGCTTAAAGCGAAGCAAGCTCTTAAGGAGGAAAATCTCAAAACTAAGCAAACCCTTAAGGAGGAAAGTCCCAACAAGAGCTTGCCTGGTTCTTCTGATGAGACGGAAGGGAAGCCATCGGATACTTCAAATTAG